One Nicotiana tomentosiformis chromosome 4, ASM39032v3, whole genome shotgun sequence genomic window carries:
- the LOC104113930 gene encoding uncharacterized protein: MLERVLQNQERSDTSMKNTTKIVGSHIASIQKLEMQMRDLSREQNPKQKGTLPSDTIANPKGNGNGPTSHCMVITTQSGRILQGENEQVVEVEALEQEVEAQVEVPIIVEAERLPKEVKIQEVIREEVKEKVKETPKSLAPIPRPPPSFPQRISRRVNDRKLEKFYDILNQLSVNVPFVEVFQEMSGFAKYLKDLITKNKTIKNEMVNVTHRVSSIIATTTVQKKEDPGAFTIPYTIGLRNFAQALCDIGLAST, from the coding sequence ATGCTTGAAAGAGTGTTGCAAAATCAAGAAAGATCCGACACTTCAATGAAGAACACGACTAAGATTGTGGGTTCTCACATCGCATCCATACAAAAGTTAGAAATGCAAATGAGAGATCTATCAAGAGAGCAAAATCCGAAGCAAAAGGGCACACTCCCAAGTGACACCATAGCAAATCCAAAAGGTAATGGGAATGGTCCGACTTCTCATTGTATGGTAATCACAACTCAAAGTGGGAGAATACTTCAAGGAGAGAATGAACAAGTGGTCGAAGTGGAAGCTCTGGAACAAGAGGTTGAGGCACAAGTTGAGGTGCCAATTATTGTTGAAGCTGAAAGACTCCCAAAGGAGGTAAAAATTCAAGAAGTGATCCGTGAAGAGGTTAAGGAAAAGGTAAAGGAGACACCAAAATCTCTAGCACCAATTCCTAGACCTCCCCCTTCTTTCCCTCAAAGAATTTCTAGGAGGGTTAATGATAGAAAACTCGAGAAATTCTATGACATTCTCAACCAATTATCGGTGAACGTCCCATTTGTGGAAGTATTTCAAGAGATGTCGGGTTTTGCTAAGTACTTGAAGGACTTAATCACCAAGAATAAAACCATAAAAAATGAAATGGTGAATGTGACTCACCGGGTTAGCTCCATCATTGCAACAACCACCGTTCAAAAGAAAGAAGACCCGGGAGCTTTTACCATTCCATACACTATCGGGTTGCGCAATTTTGCACAAGCTCTTTGTGATATAGGGCTAGCATCAACTTAA